In Candidatus Latescibacterota bacterium, a single window of DNA contains:
- a CDS encoding CsgG/HfaB family protein: protein MRRIFLFFISFSLLILSPIHFMTPDSGALASESGVSEQLAKAVDVYLDGEFEAGLAITNELLSRQDLTANDEIAILEVKSIITYAKGQKYKNEAYSYLQNISQIGHCLINLPREMWPSELRDKWYELCQSKNLLVCPDDRAPEIKTIAIMEFDNFSIGKYKKELGDISKALADFFEYDFSRFTDLKIVERDKLDYLLREIKLSEEGKIDQATAVRVGKMLGAQLMVFGSIAQVDRKNARMVVRVVNVETSEIITSADMEGKPNFVEMEKGLVKAIAEKLELVVTDQMKTAIEESATTDMDAAKLYSLGLKYMDDYQYEKAYEHFQQAYEKDNTFVEAKKKMEIYKPLIG from the coding sequence ATGAGACGGATTTTCCTGTTTTTCATTTCCTTTTCTCTTCTGATCCTTTCCCCTATTCATTTTATGACACCGGATTCGGGCGCCCTGGCTTCGGAAAGCGGTGTTTCCGAACAGTTGGCGAAAGCCGTCGATGTCTATCTCGATGGAGAATTCGAGGCTGGACTCGCGATTACGAACGAACTCCTGTCCAGGCAGGACCTAACTGCTAACGATGAGATCGCGATCCTCGAAGTAAAAAGCATCATCACCTATGCCAAGGGCCAGAAGTACAAGAATGAGGCCTACAGCTACCTCCAGAACATCTCACAGATAGGGCATTGTCTCATCAATCTTCCCAGGGAGATGTGGCCCAGCGAGCTTAGAGACAAATGGTACGAACTCTGTCAGAGCAAAAACCTCCTTGTCTGCCCTGACGACCGGGCTCCCGAGATCAAAACGATCGCGATAATGGAATTCGACAACTTCTCGATCGGCAAGTACAAGAAAGAACTGGGCGATATCAGCAAGGCCCTCGCTGATTTTTTCGAATACGATTTCTCGCGTTTTACCGACCTCAAAATAGTCGAGCGTGACAAGCTTGATTACCTGCTCAGGGAGATCAAGCTCTCCGAGGAGGGAAAGATCGATCAGGCGACGGCCGTCAGGGTCGGAAAGATGCTGGGCGCACAGTTGATGGTGTTCGGCAGCATAGCGCAGGTCGACCGTAAAAACGCGAGAATGGTAGTACGCGTTGTAAATGTGGAGACCTCCGAGATAATCACTTCGGCAGATATGGAAGGAAAGCCAAATTTTGTCGAGATGGAAAAAGGGCTAGTAAAAGCTATCGCTGAAAAGCTCGAACTTGTGGTCACGGACCAAATGAAAACTGCGATCGAGGAATCGGCCACTACCGATATGGACGCGGCGAAACTCTACTCGCTCGGACTGAAATACATGGACGATTACCAGTATGAGAAAGCCTATGAACACTTCCAGCAGGCTTACGAAAAAGACAATACTTTCGTCGAGGCAAAGAAAAAGATGGAGATTTACAAACCTCTCATAGGATGA
- a CDS encoding protein kinase codes for MAERQIGNYKILKQIGVGGMAKVYLAVHKDVPNLKLVLKILSNSQHAERFMQEADKLALLDGNPNICQIRHFFDHEDELVIAMEYIDGKSLEEMIEEKDSFSIIESLKIVTDLLAGLAPAHSQNIYHRDLKPGNIMFDGKGVLKIIDFGIAKGKTDPQMTIVGTAAGTPEYMAPEQFTGGEDLDYSKCDIYAVGTILYRLITGELPFKGDNEFVLRDAKMFEEAPAPSSLAGNISGEFDEVILKAIDKDPAARFSSMEEMRTELLRISSQQGGVPDSPVAETMANIVTGPDTPDRPSSTPHREKSRASKKSGSGKMAGMVIGAVVIIAAAIFGLRMMSGGEDDLTGEDRSGSSQETIVVDSTLSGDNTASGNEDASTDGEPGTTRSTDKEERPVSRTTSPPPIAPGILLVTSRPGYAAVYINGRLQDEPTPFRFERPPGQYTVRIVKVMDGRELVHTETVTVTSGKMIKVSHNFQE; via the coding sequence ATGGCAGAACGGCAGATTGGGAATTACAAGATACTCAAGCAGATAGGCGTCGGCGGCATGGCCAAGGTCTATCTGGCCGTACACAAGGATGTCCCCAACCTCAAGTTAGTCCTGAAGATCCTTTCAAATTCCCAGCATGCCGAACGCTTCATGCAGGAAGCCGACAAGCTTGCCCTTCTCGATGGAAACCCCAACATATGCCAGATCCGCCATTTCTTCGACCATGAGGACGAGCTCGTGATCGCCATGGAGTATATCGACGGCAAGTCGCTTGAAGAGATGATCGAGGAAAAGGACAGTTTTTCCATTATAGAGTCTCTTAAGATAGTCACCGACCTGCTTGCCGGCCTGGCTCCCGCTCACTCTCAGAATATCTACCACCGCGACCTCAAGCCGGGCAATATCATGTTCGATGGCAAAGGGGTCCTGAAGATCATCGATTTCGGTATCGCGAAGGGCAAGACCGATCCACAGATGACGATAGTAGGCACAGCGGCGGGAACTCCGGAGTATATGGCCCCGGAACAATTCACCGGTGGTGAAGACCTTGATTATTCGAAGTGTGATATATACGCGGTAGGAACGATACTCTACAGGCTTATTACCGGGGAACTTCCCTTCAAGGGCGACAACGAATTCGTTCTTCGCGACGCGAAGATGTTCGAAGAAGCACCTGCTCCTTCCAGCCTTGCAGGCAATATATCAGGAGAATTCGACGAGGTTATACTTAAGGCTATAGACAAGGATCCCGCAGCGAGATTCTCGTCCATGGAAGAGATGCGTACGGAACTATTAAGGATATCATCGCAGCAGGGAGGCGTTCCTGATAGCCCCGTGGCAGAAACGATGGCTAATATAGTAACGGGGCCGGATACACCGGATCGTCCTTCCTCTACCCCGCACCGGGAAAAATCCCGTGCATCAAAAAAAAGCGGCAGCGGAAAGATGGCGGGAATGGTCATCGGCGCTGTGGTCATAATCGCTGCGGCTATTTTCGGACTCAGGATGATGTCTGGCGGAGAAGATGACCTTACAGGAGAAGACCGGTCCGGCAGTTCGCAGGAAACTATTGTAGTTGATAGTACACTGTCCGGAGATAATACAGCATCGGGAAATGAAGATGCTTCGACCGATGGTGAGCCCGGGACTACAAGGTCGACAGACAAAGAGGAAAGGCCCGTCAGCAGGACAACGAGCCCACCCCCCATAGCACCGGGAATCCTGCTGGTCACTTCCAGGCCTGGATACGCGGCGGTCTATATCAATGGAAGACTACAGGACGAACCGACCCCGTTCAGGTTCGAACGTCCCCCTGGACAGTACACAGTCAGAATAGTCAAAGTCATGGACGGGCGGGAACTGGTCCATACAGAAACGGTCACAGTCACTAGCGGCAAGATGATAAAAGTATCGCACAATTTCCAGGAGTAG